In one Mycobacterium sp. NBC_00419 genomic region, the following are encoded:
- a CDS encoding family 1 glycosylhydrolase, protein MGALAVALGIGAAVATGLAAPASADASSADSGSARSAGSSHGQSARSATQSTSDRPQAKRAKVSAPAAATVSAQRTVTTSPVTTGRAVRTGAPVTPASSTTLLSLLEGARRELDRTFANKYPTTDPTITTQSADGVVTGNLGATDADGDRLVYSVISAPTLGRVTIDQNTGAFTYTPVVDFGSYGGNDAFTVAVSDDTSFHIHGLAGLAQAPVDFIRSIPLLGSLLSDYLPRATTTATVKLTFDGSGATTALVFPDGFHWGVSTAGFQSEMGAGTPLDVNSDWWQWTHDVANKLLLGWKGGVPENGPGEWTQYPTDIDLARNGVGADTFRLGIEWSRIFPNSTASVDISNGFTPEVLAQLDALANQDAVSHYQDELHAMNVAGLAPMVTINHFTLPLWIHNPAQARLQEIFGQTPQSGGGWVSDSTVTEFEKYSAYLAYKFGSEVKTWVVLNEPVNSMLTSYYAIPLATNFPPALSRPDLVAVGLRNQASAYSASYDLIHQLDSDAQVGFALNMYSWRAGDPANPTDQQAATDFSDFYNRWFPDAVIRGEVDANFDGVITPDEVHPELAGKADFFGVNYYSQGIVAAYRGAFADAALPIIKGYPEFSPLLNVVAGGCPATECSDTAQIINPAGLRDVLDIADSYGIPLWVTENGLADAADTKRASYVVRHLAVISKAIADGMDIVGYTAWSLTDNLEWVLGYDPKYGLYSYDPVTLERTPRPSVSLIHDLFTGNSIPADVFRTYVKDPRV, encoded by the coding sequence GCGCTGCAGTAGCCACCGGGCTGGCCGCCCCGGCGAGTGCGGACGCCTCGTCCGCAGATTCCGGCAGTGCGCGTTCGGCCGGTTCCAGCCACGGACAGTCGGCACGTTCGGCCACCCAGTCGACCTCTGATCGTCCACAGGCCAAGCGGGCCAAGGTTTCTGCACCGGCTGCCGCCACGGTCTCGGCGCAGCGTACCGTCACCACGTCGCCGGTGACGACCGGCAGAGCGGTCCGCACCGGCGCGCCGGTCACCCCCGCGAGCAGCACGACGCTGCTCAGCCTGCTCGAGGGCGCGCGCCGCGAACTCGACCGCACCTTCGCCAACAAGTACCCCACCACCGATCCCACGATCACCACCCAGAGTGCCGACGGCGTGGTCACCGGCAACCTCGGCGCCACCGACGCCGACGGCGACCGGCTGGTTTACAGCGTGATCAGCGCGCCCACCCTGGGCCGGGTCACCATCGACCAGAACACCGGCGCCTTCACCTACACCCCGGTCGTCGACTTCGGCTCCTACGGCGGCAACGACGCGTTCACCGTCGCCGTCAGCGACGACACCAGCTTCCACATCCACGGATTGGCCGGGTTGGCGCAGGCCCCGGTGGACTTCATCCGCAGCATTCCGCTGCTCGGGTCGCTGCTCTCGGACTACCTGCCCAGGGCGACCACCACCGCCACCGTCAAGCTGACCTTCGACGGGTCGGGAGCCACCACCGCGCTGGTCTTTCCCGACGGCTTCCATTGGGGAGTGTCGACCGCGGGCTTCCAGTCGGAGATGGGCGCCGGCACACCGCTGGACGTCAACTCCGACTGGTGGCAGTGGACCCACGACGTGGCGAACAAATTGCTGCTCGGCTGGAAGGGCGGGGTTCCCGAGAACGGGCCGGGGGAGTGGACCCAGTACCCCACCGATATCGACCTGGCCCGTAACGGGGTGGGTGCCGACACCTTCCGGCTGGGTATCGAGTGGAGCCGGATCTTCCCGAATTCAACGGCATCGGTGGACATCTCGAACGGCTTCACCCCCGAGGTCCTCGCGCAGCTCGACGCTCTGGCCAACCAGGATGCGGTCAGCCACTACCAGGACGAGCTGCACGCCATGAATGTCGCCGGGCTGGCGCCGATGGTGACGATCAACCACTTCACCCTGCCGCTGTGGATACACAACCCGGCTCAAGCCCGCCTCCAGGAGATCTTCGGTCAGACGCCGCAATCCGGTGGCGGGTGGGTGTCGGACTCGACGGTCACCGAGTTCGAGAAGTACTCCGCCTACCTCGCATACAAGTTCGGCTCCGAGGTCAAGACATGGGTGGTGCTCAACGAGCCGGTCAACTCGATGCTGACGTCGTACTACGCCATCCCGCTGGCCACCAACTTCCCGCCGGCGTTGAGCAGGCCCGACCTGGTGGCAGTCGGTCTGCGTAACCAGGCTTCGGCGTACTCGGCGTCCTATGACCTTATCCACCAACTGGATTCGGACGCACAGGTCGGGTTTGCGCTCAACATGTACTCCTGGCGCGCAGGTGACCCGGCCAACCCGACCGACCAGCAGGCTGCCACCGATTTCAGCGACTTCTACAACCGGTGGTTCCCCGACGCGGTGATCCGCGGTGAGGTCGACGCCAACTTCGACGGCGTGATCACCCCCGACGAGGTCCATCCCGAACTGGCGGGCAAGGCCGACTTCTTCGGGGTGAACTACTACAGCCAGGGCATTGTCGCGGCCTACCGCGGCGCGTTCGCCGATGCGGCGCTGCCGATCATCAAGGGCTATCCGGAGTTCTCCCCGTTGCTCAACGTGGTGGCGGGCGGCTGCCCGGCGACCGAATGCAGCGACACCGCCCAGATCATCAATCCGGCTGGGCTGCGCGACGTCCTCGACATCGCGGACTCCTACGGAATACCGTTGTGGGTCACCGAAAACGGGCTCGCCGACGCCGCCGATACCAAGCGCGCCTCGTATGTGGTGCGCCACCTTGCGGTGATCAGCAAGGCGATCGCCGACGGCATGGATATCGTCGGATACACCGCCTGGTCACTGACCGACAACCTGGAATGGGTGCTGGGCTACGACCCGAAATACGGTCTGTATTCCTACGATCCAGTCACGCTCGAGCGCACGCCGCGCCCGAGTGTGAGCCTGATCCACGACCTGTTCACCGGCAACTCGATCCCGGCCGACGTGTTCCGGACCTACGTCAAGGATCCGCGGGTCTAG